The Tatumella ptyseos genome segment AAATATACTGCCGCTGTGTCGATAACCTATATACATTGCTCCTTGGTAAAAATTTGGATTAATTTGAAAAGGATAAAGTCATGCCTCAAATTGTTATGCAAAATATTAAAGACCTCTATTACGAGATGCGAAAAAATAATATCGAAGTGCAAATTTATAATGTTAAGTTAGGGGCCATAGGATTTAATGTTTGTTTCTCTATTGCAGAAATCCCTTTCGTACTAACATTGACATCAAGAACTAATACCCCTGAGTTTTTCCTATTCAATATAACTAAAGGGTTTAAAATTGAAACATTGGTAGATAATCCTACATTTCAGAGGCTTAGGAAGCTTTTGTATGTTGGGAATAATGGTGGAAAATTAAAGACAAAAGAATTCTTTCATAATCTTGACAACGGGACCCCTACAAAGTGCAACTTAGCCGAAATTGATAAAAGTGACATACTCAATCTTCGAAGAGATATTACTTACGATAGAGAAAGACCTTATTTTGATCATTGGCGACACCATCTAACCGATGGAAGAAAAGTCAGTGCTGAAAATCTCACTAAAACATTGGCGCTTCTAGGCCGTGCGGCGTATGAAGACTCCCGGAAAAATAATACTTCTGCGATTTGGAGTGCAACCCCTTTAGATAAAGATAAATAACATCATATAACTCTCGGCAAAGAAAATTCTTTCGTGCTCCGAAACGCATCGTCCCATAAGGTATCTATATGCCATCTACTAACGTTACTCAACCTGAACACCCTTCCATCCTATTATTCCCTACCCCATTAAGCCAGCCATTAACTCTTCTTTTATCTCCTTTTTGAATTGATAGATTGCCGTTTCAGGATTGATATATAGCCACATTGATTTTTTGATTACCGGCTGTAACCCCTTGAGCTGGCAGAGTTTAACGCTACCCTTAGCTAATTTACTGGAAATGATTCGTGATGACTCAAATGCGATGCCTTTACCACTCTCGACTGCAGTAAATAGCTGCGAGGCTCGGCTGTAGTATATTTTTCGATGATCAGGGGTAGTCAATTCATTAACCTTAAAAAACTCGTCCCAATGTGCAAGGCCATGCTGGTTATAAAGCAAGGTATGCTCTGTTAAATCTTCCACCGTTTTTATTTTGTCGGCAATCTCAGGTAAAGCAAATGGATAATAAATATCATCCCCTAAGTAGTGATTTCCCGGTACGGTATGCGCTAAAGCATGGAAATAGACAACGACATCCCAATCACTGAGAACCCCTTCGAATGGCCGTTCTTCGGAGACCATTTCGATATTATCGAAGTGATAACTAAGTTCTTCCAGAAGGCGCTGGTTGAGTAATAGCGAGGAGATCCCCGGGGGGGCATAGATCCGGATTTTACTACCCTGCTCTTTTAATTTTTGTAGCCCTTGATGCAATATCTGTAAACTCTTAGTGGCATAGTCTGAGAATATTTCACCTTGCTGCGTTAAGGTTACCCCAGAGCTTTCCCTTAAGAACAGCTTAACCCCCAGACGCGCTTCAAGTTTTTTAATCGATTGGCTTACGGCGCTAACGGTAAGATGTAATTGATGAGCTGCCTCAGTAAAAGAGTTGGCTTCAGCCACAGCAATAAAGGCAGGCAGGCAGCTAAGGACAATCGGGTCATTTTTCATCGCGGGTATCCTAAATATGTTATTAATCGTTTATAGCATAACTTTGCCTTAAGTTTTACTTAATAGCCTTTTAAAAAAGGTCGATGGCTTCTTTCTCGGGTTTTTCTACACTAATGAGACACCAGGAGGAAAATATGACTGAACAACAATCTCTAGCAATAGTCACTGGCGGCTCGCAAGGTATTGGCTTAGCCATCGTCGAAACTTTAGTTGCCGCGAATTATTTCGTCATTATCGCCGACCTAAATGCGCCAATGTCGGACTTAACACCCGCTCAGCTCTCCAACATCCATTATCAGCAATGTGATGTTTCTGATGCCGACTCGGTAAAAGCGTTAGTTGAGTGGGTAATGGCGCAATATGGTCATGTAGAAGTACTGATTAATAATGCCGGCGTGGTCTGCCAGGGCGAGTTAACGTCAGTTAGCCAAGAGGCGTGGCAACGCGTCTTCAAAATCAATGTTGAAGGCCCTTTTCTCTTATGCCGAGCGGTCATCCCCATTATGCAACAGCAAGGTTCAGGGCGTATTGTTAATATCGCGTCAGTCGCCGCGCAAACCGGCGGAGGCTTTTTAGGAAATACCTGCTACGCCGCCAGTAAAGGTGCGGTGATTTCACTTTCCAAAGGTATTGCGCGCGAATACGGTGAAGACGGTATTTGTTGCAATACGCTATGCCCTGGTTATGTAGAAACGCCTTTAACTACGGCGATGAGCGATGCGCAAGTGCAGCATGCCGTGCAAGCTATTCCGGCTAAACGCCCTGGTAGGCCTAGCGATATTGCCCAAGCAATACTACTCTTAGTCAGTGAAAAAAATAGCTATATCAACGGGGTAACGCTAAATGTTGATGGCGGGTTGATTCGATATTAATCGGGAGAATTATGAGTAAAATTACACAATATTCAACAATCGGTGCCCTGATGTCGGGACATTTCGCTGGCGAATTTTCCTTGAATACCCGCCACAGCCCTAAACTGTTCGGGTTAGGCTGTTCATGTGGAATTAGTGGAGAAATTACCGTTTCTAAGGGAGAGTTCTGGGAAGCGACCGCTGGAGAATCCTTACACCACCTTAAGGATAGCCATCTCCCTTTTTTACAAGTCACCGAATTTGAAGCAGAAAATTCATTCGAAACCACCGATATCGACGATGAGAACCTTGAACAACGGTTAATGGAAAAGCTACCCATCAACAATATTTTCTTAGCCGTCAATGTAAAGAGTTGCTTTGAGGAAATGGTAATTCGTCGCCCACAGCGCGATGAGTCTCAAACACGAACTGTAAAAGAGATGGCAGATGTGCAGCAGGTCGATACGCATAAGGCGATAACGGGTCAATTAATTGGCTTTTGGACGCCAGAGCTATTTGGTCGCGTTTCAGTTCCTGGCTTCCATTTTCACTTCCTCAGTGAAGACCATAAAATTAGTGGGCATGTATTATCTTTTAAAGCCGCTAATGCCGTGGTGGATTACCAGGTTAAAGACACTATCGAAATCAGCAACCCACGCAGCGAAGCGTACCAAAAATTAGACATAGATATTGCTGAACTGGATGAGCTTATCAGCCATGTAGAAAAATAGCCTATTATACAAGGCATCCTCGGATGCCTTGTCTTAATCATTAGGCCAGTAAACCACCATCCACAGGCATTGCAATCCCCGTTATGTAGCCCGCCTTCTCACTGACTAAAAAGCCTACCGCATTAGCAATATCATTGACTTGGCCATAAGCACCCGTTGCCACGAAGCTGCTGAGATATTTGGCACCTTCGGTATGTGCAGGGTTTAAATCTGTGTCGATAGGACCTGGCTCAATGACATTAATAGTAATACCTTTTTTACCTAAATCCCGCGCGACACCCTGCGCAAAACCGCGTAGCCCAGCTTTCGTCGCCGCATATACTGAAATACCTTCGTATGGCGCTCGTCCCGCAAAAGCTGAGCCTATTAACACAATGCGGCCACCTTCTTTCATCACTTTTGCGGCTTCGCTGGTTTCAACCATCATTCCACGTAGGTTGAGGTTCAGTACTGCATCAATTTCTTCAGTAGTGACCTCGGTAATGGTTTTATCGTTACCGATACCAGCATTACAAACTAGAGCATCTAGACGACCTAGCTGTTTTACGGTTTCTTTAATGACTAATAGATTTCCCTCAATAGTCGAACCATCAGCTTGAATCAGCGCAACCTTACGTCCTAAGGCGGTAATTTGCTCTGCGACTTCATCGGCTTTCGCCTTGTTACGCGCAAAAGAGATGGCGATATCAAACCCTTGCTCAGCTAATTGACGAGCAATGGCTGCTCCAATCCCACGGCTCCCGCCGGTAATAAGTGCAACTTTACGAGTCATGATTTTCTCCTTATTTGAGGGGGATGCGTCACTGGTCGTGACCGTTCATGTAATGTTAAGGGTAACATTTTTGGCCGGTAAATTGCGGCGATAAGTTGGGAATTCGTGCCCTATCGCCCGAGATAAAAGCTAAATTCTCTAAAATAAGAATTCCAGTGCAGAGATTCTATCCAATCTTCCTATTTATGACAGCCCAACATGGAAGCCTGCGAGAAAAGTCGGTACTCTTAGCGCAAAATAGTCTTATTACAATAAAGAGCAATGGAGAATGACATGCCCATCACTCGGCGTGATTTTTTAAATGGGTCAGCTATCACTTTAGCAGCTGGCTTAACCCCTTTTAAACTCAGTTATGCGGCGGTCACCGCAGAAAATACTCGCTATTATCCACCCGCTTTGATGGGGATGCGGGGTAACCATCCCGGATCTTTTGAAATGGCACATAAAATTGGCCGTGAAGGGCTGATCCCAGCAGTCAAAAAATTATCATCGACAGAACACTATGACTTGGTCATCGTCGGTGCAGGGTTGAGTGGTTTAGCGAGCGCACTCTTCTGGCAACAGAAAATGGGTAAAGATCAGCGTATCTTAATACTGGATAACCATGATGATTTTGGCGGTCATGCCAAACGGAACGAATTTTCCACCCCTGAAGGCACTCTCATCGGCTATGGCGGGAGTGAATCTTTTCAATCCCCTACCCACATCTATAGCCCAGTTGTCTTGGAATTACTTAAATCACTTAATGTTGATATTCAGCAAATGGCGAAGGATTTTGACGTAAATTTTTATCCTGATCTTAATCTTAGCCGTGGGGTCTATTTCGATAAAGCGCACTTTGGTGAAGATAAGTTGGTGAGTGGTGATCCAGATGGTGTAGTGGCTGACGATATTCCACCCAATCGTCGTAATGGCCGCCCTATTGCCGACTATATCAATGATTTCCCCCTCTCTTCGGAAGATCGTCAGGCTCTGATTTTATTACATACCTTACCGAAAGATTACCTAGCAGGGATGAATACTCAGCAAAAAGTCGATTGGTTAGCGAAAAATAGCTATTTAACATTTTTAAAAGATAAAGTCGGCTTGTCGCAAACGGCAATTGCCTACTTTCAGCAAATGACCAATGATTTCCAAGCGGTAGGCATCGATGCAACCGCGTGTAATGATGCTCAACTTTGTGGTTTACCTGGTTTTGAAGCGATGGGACTGCCTGCCTTGGATCCTGAGGATCAAGCTGAACTTTCCGACCCCTATATCTATCATTTCCCAGATGGCAATGCTGGCCTGGCCCGAATGATGGTTCGTCGGCTGATCCCAAGTGTCGCCCCCGGCGATACCATGCACGATTGTGTCACGGCAAAATTTGATTATTCACAATTAGATCGTGAAGCACATCCGGTGCGCTTACGGCTTAACAGCACAGTTGTTAACGTAACGAATCAGGCTGACCACGCTGAAGTGAGCTATTTCGAGGAGGGTGAACTTCATAAGGTCTCTGCCGACAAAGTGGTCATGGCTTGCTACAACATGATTATTCCTTGGCTGATGCCCGAGTTACCCGAAGCGCAAAAGGCCGCTTTACACCAAAATGTCAAAGCGCCTCTGGTCTACTGTAATGTGGTCATCCGCCAGTGGCGTGCCTTTCAAAAATTAGGCGTCCATGATGTTTATTCCCCTGCTGCGCCCTTTAGTATGGTGAAGCTCGATTTCCCGGTCGATATGGGCGACTACCGCCATCCACGTGATCCCAATAAGCCGATTTGTCTACATATGGTACATGTCCCCACACTGGCGGGTAGCGGCTTATCGAATCGAGAGCAATCGCGTAAAGGCCGTGCATGGTTATTAGGTACGCCATTTAGTACCTTTGAAACGATGATCCGCGAACAGTTACAAGGCATGCTCGGGGAAGCCGGTTTTGATCATCAAGAGGATATTCTAGGTATTACCGTTAACCGATGGGCGCATGGCTATTCCTATATCGTTAACACTATGTTTGATGATGAAGACGTCGCAGAAAAGACGATTAAATTAGCGCGCCAGCCCTACGGTCAGGTGGTCATTGCAAATTCGGACTCTGATTGGAGCCCTTATGCCCATGCTGCCATTGATCAAGCTTGGCGAGCAGTCAGCGAACTGTTAATGCCGCAAGGAGCGAAATCATGAAACGTCGATTAGTCTTAGCTGGCTTATTATTGGTTTCTGTGTATGGCCATGCAGCATCAAAGAGTGATTTAATCGCCCAAGGAGAATACTTAGCGAGGGCAGCCGACTGTATGGCGTGTCATACGCAAGATAGTACCAAGCCTTATGCTGGCGGTGTAAAATTTACCTTACCCATCGGCACGCTTTACTCCACCAATATAAGTCCAGATAAACAGCATGGTATTGGTGATTACAGCGAAGCACAATTTTCCCGTGCAGTACGTGAAGGGATAACCAAAGCGGGACAACGCCTCTATCCTGCTATGCCCTATACTGCTTATGCCAAGTTAACTGATCAGGATATTCACGCGCTTTATATCTACTTTATGCAAGGAGTGACGCCTGTTAACCAACCTAATCCTGTTAATGATATTCCATGGTATCTCTCCGCACGCTGGCCATTACGTATTTGGAATGTCCTTAACGCGCCTAAACCTGTAACCCGTTCTCCGTCAAACGAGGAGAACGATCCGATTAAACGTGGAGCATGGTTAGTGGAAGGCCCCGGACACTGCGGTGCTTGTCATACCCCGCGCGGCTGGATGATGCAGGAGAAAGGGTTGACCGCGGCTGATGAACACTACCTTTCTGGCGCGGAAGTTGAAGGATGGTTCGCCCCTTCACTTCGTCAACTCCCTTATAATGCTGAACAAACTGCTCTCATCCTTAAGACGGGCCATAATGCCACCAGCGCGATAACGGGGCCAATGTCTTCAGTCATCACTCACAGTAGCCAGTATCTTACCGACGATGATGCTAAGGCGATAGGTCTGTACTTAGCGTCAATAAGGAGCAATGAAAACAGGCAACCTGTAACAGCGCAAAAGGTGATGACTGATCCCGATAAAAATTATCTGCGCTATTGTTCGACCTGTCATGGCAAAGAAGGAGAAGGCGTAGCGAATGTTATTCCTGCACTTCAGAATAATTTACTCGTAACGGCTGATAATCCAGCGAGCTTACTTCAAGTGATTGCTAATGGTGCTGAAACGCCTCAAACCCAGGGGCACCTCGCTTGGTCAATGCCTGGCTATCGTCAAACCCTTGACGATAGTCAGCTAGCAGAATTAACTAACTATGTGCGAGGTCGTTTCGCTGGTAAAGACGAAAGCGAAAAGGTGACAACGTCACAAGTTAAGGCAATTCTTTCCTCGCATTAGTTCGAAAAAGCGCCCTAATTTAGGGCGCTGACTTACTTCTGTTCTGCGGTCTTCACCTTGGTGTTGGCCTGCCATACACGATATTTAACTTCTATTTCTTGTGGGGCATAGACCACAATGGGAAGTTTACTGTTATAACGAATGAAGCGTTGTGCGGGTTTTAACGGTAGGCTAACAAAGGCTCTCCTCGTCGTTTGCGGTAAGCAAGCCATCTTAGTCGACACTCTACCCGGCTTAATCGCCACTTGGTAATAGTCATAGCCCCACCCTTTAACAGTCTCGGTGCTCAGCGTACCGAGCAGTGAGGTCAGGTTGCAATCCACCAGCTCTTCCTTGCCAATAATCAATTCAACTTGCTGATCATCTTCATTAGATAGAGCCGGTAGTTGAATTACGTGACGCTGTAACCCCGGCAAAGTGGATGGATAAGGTTTGAGTGGATCACTAGCACTGGCGGACAGGGTATACAGCCCACCCAATGCGGTAACTAACCACCCCGCTAACGTTACTCGATTCATTATCAGTCTCCTCTAAAACACTCCCTACAATAGTGCAATGTCCCTAAATGGTGCAAGAATATCTCTCCCTAAGCTACTGATGAGGGAGCATGTGCCTTTGTTACCAATGAAACACCAATTCAATTCTTGGTACAAAAGTTGCAAAGAACAATTATCTGTTAGCAAGGGGTTTATTATGAAAGCAATTATCATTGGTGCGGGTATCGGTGGAATGTCGACGGCTATCGCGCTTGAGCAGAAAGGATTCTCGACACAGGTTTTCGAAGCGGTTAAAGAAATGAAACCGGTCGGCGCTGCGATCTCTATCTGGCCAAATGGGGTAAAATGTCTTAACTCTTTGGGGATGGCTGAAAAAATAAAAGCTATCGGTGGCGATATGCGCACTATGGCGTACTTCGATTATTGTAATGGCGCCCCGCTCACTCAATTTAGCATGTTGCCTTTGGTCGAACGAGTGGGAGAAAGACCTTATCCCGTCGTACGGGCGGAATTACAAAATATGCTTATCGACCATTATGGGAAAAGTCGAATTGAGTTTGGTATGCGATTAGCCGGCATTGAACAAGATGAAAAAGGCGTCACCGTAACCTTTGAAGATGGCTCCCAAGCACAAGGCGACTTTCTGATCGCTGCTGACGGCACACATTCCGTTGCCCGCGCTTACGTAGTGGATAATCCACCCCCGCGCCGTTATGCAGGCTATGTGAACTGGAATGGATTGGTCTCTGTAGACGAGGCCATCGCACCCGCTTCTCAATGGACCACCTATGTGGGTGAAGGTAAGCGAGTATCACTTATGCCGGTAAGCCATCAGCGATTTTACTTCTTCTTTGACGTGCCCCTGCCTTTAGGGTTAGCCGAAAATAGAGAGACATTAAAGGCTGACCTCAAAAATTACTTCTCTGGTTGGTGTCCGGCCGTCCAGACATTAATTGATACGCTTGATGCGTCTACGACTAATCGTGTTGAAATTCATGATATTGATCCCTTCGATCAATTTGTTAAAGGTCGTGTAGCACTACTAGGAGACGCAGCACACAGCACGACCCCAGATATTGGTCAAGGTGGCTGTGCGGCCATTGAAGATGCGGTGGTATTAGCTGAAATTTTAGCGAGTCATTCCCTTGGTATCGAAGATAGCCTACAACGCTATCAGCAACGTCGCACGGTGAGGACCCGTGATTTAGTTTTAAAAGCGCGTAAGCGCTGTGACGTTACCCATGCGGTGAATCCACAACAGACACAGGATTGGTACCAAGAGTTACGCTCGGAAACCGGCGAACGTATTCTCGCCGGATTGTGTGAGACGATTGAAGGTGGACCTTTAGGTTAACAACCGCTTTCAGGGCGCTGAAACGCACAGCGCCCATTCACCCACGTTTCACGAATATTTCGCTCATCCCCTAAGGTCATTAAGACGAAAAGCCGTTCCCATATATCGCGGCTACGGGATTGGC includes the following:
- a CDS encoding DUF6037 family protein, translated to MPQIVMQNIKDLYYEMRKNNIEVQIYNVKLGAIGFNVCFSIAEIPFVLTLTSRTNTPEFFLFNITKGFKIETLVDNPTFQRLRKLLYVGNNGGKLKTKEFFHNLDNGTPTKCNLAEIDKSDILNLRRDITYDRERPYFDHWRHHLTDGRKVSAENLTKTLALLGRAAYEDSRKNNTSAIWSATPLDKDK
- a CDS encoding LysR family transcriptional regulator; translated protein: MKNDPIVLSCLPAFIAVAEANSFTEAAHQLHLTVSAVSQSIKKLEARLGVKLFLRESSGVTLTQQGEIFSDYATKSLQILHQGLQKLKEQGSKIRIYAPPGISSLLLNQRLLEELSYHFDNIEMVSEERPFEGVLSDWDVVVYFHALAHTVPGNHYLGDDIYYPFALPEIADKIKTVEDLTEHTLLYNQHGLAHWDEFFKVNELTTPDHRKIYYSRASQLFTAVESGKGIAFESSRIISSKLAKGSVKLCQLKGLQPVIKKSMWLYINPETAIYQFKKEIKEELMAGLMG
- a CDS encoding SDR family NAD(P)-dependent oxidoreductase is translated as MTEQQSLAIVTGGSQGIGLAIVETLVAANYFVIIADLNAPMSDLTPAQLSNIHYQQCDVSDADSVKALVEWVMAQYGHVEVLINNAGVVCQGELTSVSQEAWQRVFKINVEGPFLLCRAVIPIMQQQGSGRIVNIASVAAQTGGGFLGNTCYAASKGAVISLSKGIAREYGEDGICCNTLCPGYVETPLTTAMSDAQVQHAVQAIPAKRPGRPSDIAQAILLLVSEKNSYINGVTLNVDGGLIRY
- a CDS encoding acetolactate decarboxylase, yielding MSKITQYSTIGALMSGHFAGEFSLNTRHSPKLFGLGCSCGISGEITVSKGEFWEATAGESLHHLKDSHLPFLQVTEFEAENSFETTDIDDENLEQRLMEKLPINNIFLAVNVKSCFEEMVIRRPQRDESQTRTVKEMADVQQVDTHKAITGQLIGFWTPELFGRVSVPGFHFHFLSEDHKISGHVLSFKAANAVVDYQVKDTIEISNPRSEAYQKLDIDIAELDELISHVEK
- a CDS encoding SDR family NAD(P)-dependent oxidoreductase encodes the protein MTRKVALITGGSRGIGAAIARQLAEQGFDIAISFARNKAKADEVAEQITALGRKVALIQADGSTIEGNLLVIKETVKQLGRLDALVCNAGIGNDKTITEVTTEEIDAVLNLNLRGMMVETSEAAKVMKEGGRIVLIGSAFAGRAPYEGISVYAATKAGLRGFAQGVARDLGKKGITINVIEPGPIDTDLNPAHTEGAKYLSSFVATGAYGQVNDIANAVGFLVSEKAGYITGIAMPVDGGLLA
- a CDS encoding NAD(P)-binding protein produces the protein MPITRRDFLNGSAITLAAGLTPFKLSYAAVTAENTRYYPPALMGMRGNHPGSFEMAHKIGREGLIPAVKKLSSTEHYDLVIVGAGLSGLASALFWQQKMGKDQRILILDNHDDFGGHAKRNEFSTPEGTLIGYGGSESFQSPTHIYSPVVLELLKSLNVDIQQMAKDFDVNFYPDLNLSRGVYFDKAHFGEDKLVSGDPDGVVADDIPPNRRNGRPIADYINDFPLSSEDRQALILLHTLPKDYLAGMNTQQKVDWLAKNSYLTFLKDKVGLSQTAIAYFQQMTNDFQAVGIDATACNDAQLCGLPGFEAMGLPALDPEDQAELSDPYIYHFPDGNAGLARMMVRRLIPSVAPGDTMHDCVTAKFDYSQLDREAHPVRLRLNSTVVNVTNQADHAEVSYFEEGELHKVSADKVVMACYNMIIPWLMPELPEAQKAALHQNVKAPLVYCNVVIRQWRAFQKLGVHDVYSPAAPFSMVKLDFPVDMGDYRHPRDPNKPICLHMVHVPTLAGSGLSNREQSRKGRAWLLGTPFSTFETMIREQLQGMLGEAGFDHQEDILGITVNRWAHGYSYIVNTMFDDEDVAEKTIKLARQPYGQVVIANSDSDWSPYAHAAIDQAWRAVSELLMPQGAKS
- a CDS encoding c-type cytochrome, with the translated sequence MKRRLVLAGLLLVSVYGHAASKSDLIAQGEYLARAADCMACHTQDSTKPYAGGVKFTLPIGTLYSTNISPDKQHGIGDYSEAQFSRAVREGITKAGQRLYPAMPYTAYAKLTDQDIHALYIYFMQGVTPVNQPNPVNDIPWYLSARWPLRIWNVLNAPKPVTRSPSNEENDPIKRGAWLVEGPGHCGACHTPRGWMMQEKGLTAADEHYLSGAEVEGWFAPSLRQLPYNAEQTALILKTGHNATSAITGPMSSVITHSSQYLTDDDAKAIGLYLASIRSNENRQPVTAQKVMTDPDKNYLRYCSTCHGKEGEGVANVIPALQNNLLVTADNPASLLQVIANGAETPQTQGHLAWSMPGYRQTLDDSQLAELTNYVRGRFAGKDESEKVTTSQVKAILSSH
- the eco gene encoding serine protease inhibitor ecotin gives rise to the protein MNRVTLAGWLVTALGGLYTLSASASDPLKPYPSTLPGLQRHVIQLPALSNEDDQQVELIIGKEELVDCNLTSLLGTLSTETVKGWGYDYYQVAIKPGRVSTKMACLPQTTRRAFVSLPLKPAQRFIRYNSKLPIVVYAPQEIEVKYRVWQANTKVKTAEQK
- the hpxO gene encoding FAD-dependent urate hydroxylase HpxO; its protein translation is MKAIIIGAGIGGMSTAIALEQKGFSTQVFEAVKEMKPVGAAISIWPNGVKCLNSLGMAEKIKAIGGDMRTMAYFDYCNGAPLTQFSMLPLVERVGERPYPVVRAELQNMLIDHYGKSRIEFGMRLAGIEQDEKGVTVTFEDGSQAQGDFLIAADGTHSVARAYVVDNPPPRRYAGYVNWNGLVSVDEAIAPASQWTTYVGEGKRVSLMPVSHQRFYFFFDVPLPLGLAENRETLKADLKNYFSGWCPAVQTLIDTLDASTTNRVEIHDIDPFDQFVKGRVALLGDAAHSTTPDIGQGGCAAIEDAVVLAEILASHSLGIEDSLQRYQQRRTVRTRDLVLKARKRCDVTHAVNPQQTQDWYQELRSETGERILAGLCETIEGGPLG